The nucleotide window CGCAGATAGATTTTACTATCAAAGAAATACTGCGTGATGGCCCGTGTAGCCCCCGCATCAAGCTTGCGCTTGAGATTGTCCAGGTCGGCTTCCGGACTTGACGCTGTCGGATGGGTTTCAGGATAGGCCGCCACACAGATATCGAAATCTGCGATGCGACGCAGACCGGCGACAAGATCACTGGCATAGGCATAGCCACCGGGCAGCGGACTGTAGTCAGCCGCACCTGCGGGAGGATCACCACGCAGGGCCACGATATGATTGACACCAGCATCCCGATAGCGACGGGCAAGGTCATCTACCTCATCTCGGGTCGCGCCGACACAGGTCAAATGGGCGGCGGGGGTGAGGTCCGTCTCCCGCTTCAGACGCAACACCGTCGAGAGAGTGCCCGCCTGCGTGGTTCCGCCAGCCCCATAGGTGACCGAAACAAATCGGGGTGCAAGTGGTGCCAGACGCCGGATGCAGTGCCAGAGCCGCTGTTCCATTGCATCAGTTCGCGGTGGGACAAACTCGAAGGACAGGATGGGGACTTCGAAAGTCCGCGACAACAGTCCGTCG belongs to Acetobacter sp. and includes:
- the metF gene encoding methylenetetrahydrofolate reductase [NAD(P)H], translating into MTDRLSKWLSEKRTDGLLSRTFEVPILSFEFVPPRTDAMEQRLWHCIRRLAPLAPRFVSVTYGAGGTTQAGTLSTVLRLKRETDLTPAAHLTCVGATRDEVDDLARRYRDAGVNHIVALRGDPPAGAADYSPLPGGYAYASDLVAGLRRIADFDICVAAYPETHPTASSPEADLDNLKRKLDAGATRAITQYFFDSKIYLRFLDRCLAAGITAPIIPGIMPVSNYEQIVRFSAVCGVTVPGWLRHLFDGTAKNPELRRIVASMVAVEQIRTLQTYGLNEFHVSTLNRSDLTYAIAHILGVRPIQTGASHNLTHPLETTDIPDERETPADFNATERTQEGAPPFMLRTLFG